The Mixophyes fleayi isolate aMixFle1 chromosome 1, aMixFle1.hap1, whole genome shotgun sequence genome includes a region encoding these proteins:
- the DRD5 gene encoding D(1B) dopamine receptor, which translates to MLMNRSLFQEVHQRRELVAGQIVTGSFLSLLIFWTLFGNILVCTAVIRFRHLRSRVTNTFIVSLAVSDLLVALLVMPWKAVAEVAGHWPFGDFCNIWVAFDIMCSTASILNLCVISVDRYWAISSPFRYERKMTQKVALLMISAAWTLSILISFIPVQLNWHRNRKDSQALNNQTAENCDSSLNRTYAISSSLISFYIPVAIMIVTYTRIYRIAQIQIRRISTLERAAEHAQSCRSNRVDCRHHHNSLRTSINKETKVLKTLSVIMGVFVCCWLPFFILNCMVPFCDRSSGHPKAGLPCVSETTFDIFVWFGWANSSLNPIIYAFNADFRKVFSTLLGCGHLCSTTAVETVNISNELISYNQDTIFHKDIVTAYVNMIPNVVDCIDDNEETFDRMSQISQTSANNEMATGSMCDLDCDTEISLHKITPSMPNGFH; encoded by the coding sequence ATGTTAATGAACAGGAGCCTTTTCCAAGAAGTGCATCAAAGGAGGGAATTGGTTGCAGGACAGATAGTCACCGGGAGTTTCCTGTCCCTTCTCATCTTCTGGACCCTTTTCGGCAACATCTTGGTATGTACAGCAGTCATTAGATTCAGACATTTACGCAGCAGAGTAACCAACACTTTTATTGTGTCATTAGCCGTTTCTGATCTCCTAGTCGCCCTTTTGGTGATGCCTTGGAAAGCTGTAGCAGAAGTTGCAGGTCACTGGCCATTTGGAGACTTCTGCAACATCTGGGTGGCCTTTGACATTATGTGCTCCACGGCATCAATCCTGAACCTGTGCGTCATTAGCGTGGACAGGTATTGGGCGATCTCCAGCCCTTTCAGATACGAGAGGAAGATGACACAAAAGGTGGCTTTGTTGATGATCAGTGCTGCTTGGACTCTGTCCATCTTAATTTCATTCATACCGGTTCAGTTAAACTGGCATAGGAATAGAAAAGATAGCCAAGCACTGAACAATCAGACTGCAGAAAACTGTGATTCCAGCTTGAATAGGACATATGCTATTTCCTCTTCCTTGATCAGCTTTTACATTCCTGTAGCCATCATGATTGTCACCTATACCAGAATCTATAGGATTGCTCAGATTCAGATCAGAAGGATATCAACCCTAGAAAGGGCAGCTGAACATGCCCAAAGCTGCAGAAGTAATCGTGTTGACTGCAGACACCACCATAATAGTCTGAGAACTTCCATAAATAAGGagacaaaagttttaaaaacactTTCTGTGATTATGGGGGTGTTTGTTTGCTGCTGGTTACCCTTTTTTATTTTGAACTGCATGGTTCCATTCTGTGACAGGTCTTCTGGACACCCCAAGGCTGGACTTCCATGTGTCAGTGAGACTACCTTCGACATCTTTGTCTGGTTTGGATGGGCAAACTCCTCTTTGAACCCTATCATTTATGCTTTCAATGCTGACTTCCGAAAGGTCTTCTCCACTCTCCTGGGATGTGGACACTTGTGCTCCACCACAGCTGTGGAAACAGTCAACATCAGTAACGAGCTCATTTCCTACAACCAAGACACTATATTCCACAAGGATATCGTGACAGCTTATGTCAATATGATACCCAACGTGGTGGATTGCATAGATGACAATGAAGAGACTTTTGACCGCATGTCTCAGATCTCACAAACATCTGCAAATAATGAGATGGCGACAGGCTCCATGTGTGACCTGGACTGTGACACCGAGATCTCGCTTCATAAAATTACACCTTCCATGCCTAACGGGTTCCATTAA